The Fragaria vesca subsp. vesca linkage group LG2, FraVesHawaii_1.0, whole genome shotgun sequence genome includes a window with the following:
- the LOC101299051 gene encoding uncharacterized protein LOC101299051, which yields MDGHKSQAKLTRTQSSLLRSSPTIRSSIHSLHSMSSVTEDDVITPRHHGNHHNGYGDEEEQKPKTSTSKLLPIRAGSTPRAGSTRFASSGQFVAVASVVLFTFFGFCFFLFFFFLRRDEIPTSENLLLALVFVAVTLFLANKNKSLIHHSVSVMKHSWDEKSKRFRFCRAHHNTKPVQWFIGSDHHPNPKTTRKEHQHRIIREGVEFYSNGDFYEGEFHKGKSNGSGVYNYFVNGRYEGDWIDAKYDGYGIESWARGSRYKGQYRQGSRHGYGVYRFYTGDSYSGEWCNGQSHGVGVQTCSDGSCYAGEFKYGAKHGLGCYHFRNGDRYAGEYFGDKIHGFGIYHFANGHCYEGSWHEGRKQGYGVYTFRSGDTRCGVWDGGTLKRPLLPLNDAVVRAVQAARRAAQNAANLRRVDEQVNKAVMASNRAATAARVAAVKAVQNRMDGKFCDTNV from the exons ATGGACGGTCATAAAAGCCAGGCGAAGCTTACGAGGACCCAGTCGTCGCTTCTACGCTCCTCCCCCACTATCCGATCCTCCATTCACAGCCTCCACAGCATGTCCTCCGTCACCGAGGATGACGTCATCACCCCCCGCCACCACGGCAACCACCACAACGGGTACGGCGACGAGGAGGAGCAGAAGCCCAAGACCAGTACCAGCAAGCTGCTCCCTATCCGGGCCGGGTCGACTCCTCGGGCCGGGTCGACCCGGTTCGCGAGCTCCGGGCAGTTCGTGGCCGTGGCCTCGGTCGTTCTCTTCACCTTCTTCGGGTTCTGCTTCTTCCTCTTCTTCTTCTTCCTCCGCCGCGACGAGATTCCGACGTCGGAGAACCTCCTGCTGGCGCTGGTGTTCGTGGCGGTCACGCTTTTCTTGGCGAACAAGAACAAGTCGCTGATCCACCACAGCGTCTCGGTCATGAAGCACTCGTGGGACGAGAAGTCCAAGCGGTTCCGATTCTGCCGGGCCCACCACAACACCAAGCCCGTGCAGTGGTTCATCGGGTCGGACCACCACCCGAACCCGAAGACGACCCGGAAGGAGCACCAGCACCGCATCATCCGGGAAGGCGTGGAGTTCTACAGCAATGGCGATTTCTACGAGGGCGAGTTCCACAAAGGGAAAAGCAACGGCAGCGGCGTTTACAATTACTTCGTCAACGGCAGATACGAAGGCGATTGGATCGATGCCAAGTATGATGGGTATGGAATTGAGAGCTGGGCTAGAGGGAGCAGATACAAGGGTCAGTATAGGCAAGGATCGAGGCACGGTTATGGGGTTTATAGATTTTACACAGGGGATTCGTATTCCGGGGAGTGGTGTAATGGGCAGAGCCACGGCGTTGGAGTTCAGACTTGCTCTGATGGGAGCTGTTATGCTGGGGAGTTCAAGTACGGGGCTAAGCATGGACTTGGGTGCTACCATTTTAG AAATGGAGATAGATATGCAGGGGAGTACTTCGGAGACAAAATCCATGGATTTGGTATCTATCATTTTGCTAATGGCCATTGTTACGAGGGGTCATGGCATGAGGGCCGAAAGCAAGGCTATGGCGTTTATACGTTCCGGAGTGGGGATACAAGATGTGGCGTATGGGATGGTGGCACCCTCAAGCGCCCTCTCCTGCCACTAAACGATGCAGTTGTCCGAGCTGTTCAG GCTGCTAGGAGAGCAGCACAGAATGCTGCTAACCTCCGGCGGGTGGATGAACAGGTTAACAAGGCGGTCATGGCTTCAAATAGAGCTGCCACTGCCGCCAGAGTTGCTGCTGTCAAAGCGGTTCAAAACCGAATGGATGGCAAGTTTTGTGATACAAATGTCTAA
- the LOC101296746 gene encoding probable inorganic phosphate transporter 1-7-like: protein MANGQGQPQLEVLSVLDVAKTQFYHFRAVVISGMGFFTDSYDLFCISLVTKLLGRIYYTVPGSPKPGSLPPNVAAAVNGVALCGTLAGQLFFGYLGDKLGRKCVYGITLMLMVGCSICSGLSFGSTPNSVMATLCFFRFWLGFGIGGDYPLSATIMAEYSNKKTRGAFIAAVFAMQGFGILAGGMVAIVVSTIFNALYPSQPYSVNPTGSIPAQADYVWRIILMFGALPAALTYYWRRQMPETPRYTALVAKDGAKACEDMSKVLNVEIKEQSTVVQSKAKSFGLFSKEFMRRHGLHLLGTASCWFLLDIAYYSQNLFQKDIFSAVGWLPSAKSMSALGELYKIARAQTLIALCGTVPGYWATVFLIDRIGRFYIQLMGFFFMTCFMFVLGFGYHHWTMPANNIGFIVIYGLTFFFANFGPNSTTFVVPAEIFPARFRSTCHGISAAFGKAGAIIGAFGFLYASQNQDKAKADAGFPAGIGMKNSLLVLAVINAIGLFFTFLVPESKGKSLEEMSRENEEQVGDLENPVVTVKDQVAV from the coding sequence ATGGCAAATGGCCAAGGCCAGCCGCAGCTGGAAGTTCTTTCCGTGCTTGATGTCGCCAAAACACAATTCTACCACTTCAGGGCGGTGGTCATCTCCGGCATGGGATTCTTCACCGATTCCTACGACCTTTTCTGCATCTCTCTCGTCACCAAACTCCTCGGCCGCATCTACTACACCGTCCCGGGGTCTCCTAAACCTGGCAGCCTCCCTCCTAACGTGGCCGCAGCCGTCAATGGAGTCGCCCTCTGTGGAACCCTAGCGGGCCAGCTCTTCTTCGGCTACCTCGGCGACAAGCTCGGCCGCAAATGCGTCTATGGCATAACCCTAATGCTCATGGTGGGATGCTCAATCTGCTCCGGCCTCTCCTTCGGTAGCACCCCCAACTCCGTCATGGCCACCCTTTGCTTCTTCCGCTTCTGGCTCGGCTTCGGCATCGGCGGCGATTACCCGCTCTCCGCCACCATCATGGCTGAGTACTCCAACAAAAAGACACGTGGTGCGTTTATCGCTGCCGTCTTTGCCATGCAAGGGTTTGGGATTTTGGCGGGAGGAATGGTGGCTATCGTAGTTTCCACTATCTTCAATGCGCTTTATCCCTCGCAACCTTACTCGGTGAACCCCACCGGGTCCATCCCTGCTCAGGCCGACTACGTATGGAGGATCATTCTCATGTTCGGAGCTCTTCCGGCGGCCCTTACGTACTACTGGCGAAGACAAATGCCCGAGACCCCTCGGTACACTGCCTTGGTGGCCAAGGATGGTGCCAAAGCTTGTGAAGACATGTCCAAAGTGCTAAACGTGGAGATCAAGGAGCAAAGTACAGTAGTGCAGAGCAAGGCCAAGTCGTTTGGTCTGTTTTCCAAGGAGTTCATGAGGCGACATGGGTTGCATCTATTGGGAACAGCCTCGTGTTGGTTCTTGCTAGACATTGCTTACTACAGCCAGAACCTATTCCAGAAAGACATATTCAGCGCCGTGGGGTGGCTACCCTCTGCAAAGTCCATGAGTGCCCTTGGTGAGCTTTACAAGATTGCTAGGGCACAAACCCTAATTGCTCTTTGCGGAACTGTCCCCGGCTATTGGGCCACAGTGTTTCTCATCGACCGCATTGGACGATTCTATATTCAACTAATGGGGTTCTTTTTCATGACTTGTTTCATGTTTGTTTTGGGATTTGGGTACCACCATTGGACTATGCCGGCGAACAATATTGGTTTTATCGTGATTTATGGGCTGACATTTTTCTTTGCCAATTTCGGACCTAACAGCACCACATTTGTTGTTCCGGCTGAGATTTTCCCGGCAAGGTTCCGGTCCACTTGTCACGGGATTTCGGCGGCGTTCGGCAAGGCGGGTGCAATTATTGGGGCATTTGGTTTCTTGTATGCGTCGCAGAATCAAGATAAGGCTAAGGCTGATGCAGGGTTTCCCGCTGGAATTGGAATGAAGAATTCTCTGCTGGTGCTTGCAGTCATTAATGCCATAGGGTTGTTTTTTACCTTCTTGGTTCCTGAATCCAAGGGAAAATCCCTCGAGGAGATGTCAAGGGAGAATGAAGAACAAGTAGGTGATCTAGAGAACCCAGTGGTTACGGTTAAGGATCAAGTAGCAGTATGA
- the LOC101298188 gene encoding uncharacterized protein LOC101298188, giving the protein MGSQEVKQLEDCTVANALGTWVFSVAGALLAIPVGIKRKSLGPLVFFGTTGTMLDIIMGITQCEREHAERQAKLSEAQNSATNASLSETGAEYPSFSETGAESST; this is encoded by the exons ATGGGGAGCCAGGAGGTTAAGCAGCTTGAGGATTGCACTGTTGCCAA CGCATTGGGTACTTGGGTATTCTCAGTAGCAGGGGCTTTGCTAGCAATTCCGGTGGGGATAAAAAGGAAATCTTTAGGGCCACTTGTGTTCTTTGGCACAACTGGTACCATGCTTGATATCATTATGGGGATCACTCAGTGTGAAAGAGAACATGCCGAACGCCAAGCAAAGCTATCAGAAGCACAAAACTCTGCAACCAATGCTTCTTTATCTGAGACCGGAGCCGAGTATCCGTCTTTTTCCGAAACCGGAGCTGAGTCTTCGACTTGA
- the LOC101297687 gene encoding uncharacterized protein LOC101297687 isoform 2, which produces MMKGVGGPLLCIGDLLSDVGESDASTPPQQHEPSASSPAISSPTQNPELTKLFQENYEQLNEALACTDHSWAGLTLKLCGALETANKLVQTTNSNVTLLSEKVGDLERVIKRADSAIAAARIVHASLNEKEGSLIGNQNGN; this is translated from the exons ATGATGAAAGGTGTGGGAGGACCGCTTCTGTGCATAGGCGATCTGCTGAGCGACGTGGGGGAATCAGATGCTTCAACTCCACCGCAACAGCATGAGCCCTCGGCTTCTTCTCCTGCTATTTCCAGCCCAACTCAGAACCCAGAGCTTACCAAGTTGTTCCAG GAGAACTATGAGCAGCTGAATGAGGCGCTTGCCTGTACTGACCACTCATGGGCAGGTCTTACTTTGAAG CTGTGCGGTGCTCTGGAAACTGCAAACAAGTTAGTTCAGACAACCAACTCAAATGTCACGTTGTTGTCAGAGAAGGTTGGAGATCTTGAGAGAGTTATCAAGAGGGCGGATTCTGCCATAGCAGCAGCAAGGATTGTCCATGCCTCACTTAATGAAAAAGAGGGTTCACTTATTGGCAATCAAAATGGCAACTGA
- the LOC101298764 gene encoding methionine aminotransferase-like: MRIQCTWPSSEMRLGSSTFLKHLSFIRNTSYRTTTVRPRCPFVSATMSTVSTEKDALSGQTESTQITQKPLQVAKRLEKFKTTIFTQMSNLAVKHGAINLGQGFPNFDGPEFVKEAAIQAVIDGKNQYARGYGVPDLNNAIADRFKKETGLVVDPEKEITVTSGCTEAIAATMLGLINPGDEVILFAPFYDSYEATLSMAGAKVKGITLRPPDFAVPIEELKSAISKNTRAILINTPHNPTGKMFTREELDIIASLCIENDVLVFTDEVYDKLAFEMDHISMASLPGMYERTVTLNSLGKTFSLTGWKIGWAIAPPHLSWGVRQAHSYLTFATSTPMQWAAATALRAPDSYFVELKRDYLAKKEILVEGLKAVGFKVYPSSGTYFVVVDHTPFGLPNDVAFCEYLIKEVGVVAIPTSVFYLNPGDGKNLVRFTFCKDEGTLRAAVERMKEKLKI; the protein is encoded by the exons ATGCGGATTCAATGTACCTGGCCATCCTCTGAAATGCGTTTGGGTTCTTCAACCTTCTTAAAACATTTGAGCTTTATAAGGAATACAAGTTATAGAACAACCACAGTCCGTCCTCGTTGCCCTTTTGTCTCAGCCACCATGTCCACCGTTTCCACAGAAAAGGATGCCCTTTCGGGTCAAACAGAGTCGACCCAGATAACCCAGAAGCCATTGCAG GTGGCGAAGCGATTGGAAAAATTCAAGACGACAATTTTCACGCAAATGAGTAATCTTGCCGTTAAACATGGCGCAATAAACCTTGGGCAAGGGTTTCCCAACTTTGATGGTCCCGAGTTTGTAAAGGAAGCTGCAATTCAGGCCGTGATAGATGGGAAGAATCAATATGCTCGTGGATATGGGGTTCCTGACTTAAACAATGCCATTGCTGACCGATTCAAGAAAGAAACTGGACTTGTTGTGGACCCTGAGAAAGAGATAACCGTTACCTCTGGGTGCACAGAGGCAATTGCAGCAACCATGTTGGGTTTGATAAATCCTGGTGATGAGGTTATCCTCTTTGCTCCTTTCTATGATTCTTATGAGGCCACTCTTTCCATGGCTGGTGCTAAAGTAAAAGGTATCACACTACGCCCTCCGGATTTTGCTGTCCCCATTGAGGAACTTAAGTCTGCCATCTCAAAGAATACTCGTGCAATTCTTATCAATACTCCGCATAATCCTACTGGAAAGATGTTCACACGAGAGGAACTTGACATCATTGCATCTCTCTGCATTGAAAATGATGTACTGGTGTTCACTGATGAAGTTTATGATAAGTTGGCTTTTGAAATGGATCACATTTCTATGGCTTCTCTTCCTGGAATGTACGAGCGTACAGTAACCCTGAATTCCTTGGGGAAAACATTCTCATTGACTGGCTGGAAGATTGGTTGGGCTATAGCTCCCCCCCACCTGTCATGGGGAGTGCGGCAGGCACACTCTTATCTCACTTTTGCTACCTCCACTCCTATGCAGTGGGCGGCTGCAACAGCTCTCAGAGCCCCAGACTCCTACTTTGTGGAGCTGAAAAGAGATTACTTGGCAAAGAAGGAAATTTTGGTGGAGGGATTGAAGGCTGTCGGTTTCAAAGTGTATCCGTCCAGCGGGACCTACTTTGTAGTTGTAGATCACACTCCTTTTGGGTTACCAAATGATGTTGCATTTTGTGAGTATCTGATCAAGGAAGTCGGGGTGGTGGCAATCCCTACCAGTGTGTTTTATTTGAACCCGGGCGATGGAAAGAATCTAGTCAGATTTACTTTCTGCAAGGATGAGGGAACTCTTAGGGCTGCAGTTGAGAGGATGAAGGAGAAGCTCAAAATTTAA
- the LOC101296461 gene encoding nodulation-signaling pathway 2 protein-like encodes MELELDDLDVDLSGCSTETTSTTNTAISPDQWYDWSPVVDWEALAPIDHLAGGGDFHELFESMMEGGERDSLSSELVEETSNSCYTTTSSQSTEVTMLDEGAASNSEDTKGLRLVHLLMAAAEALTGANKSRDLARVILVRLKELVSPTDGTNMERLAAYFTEALQGLLEGAGGVSHSKHLIGNGSHRDHGHHPTDVIAAFQLLQDMSPYVKFGHFTANQAILEAVVHDRRVHIVDYDIMEGIQWASLMQALVSRKDGPPTPHLRITALSRGGSGRRSIGTVQETGRRLTAFATSIGQPFSFHQCRLDSDETFRPSALKLVKGEALVINCMLNLPHFSYRSPDSIASFLSGAKTLNPRLVALVEEEVRPAGDGGFVARFMDSLYHYSAVYDSLEAGFPMQSRARALVERVFLGPRIAGSLARIYRAHGEVGCSWWEWLSAEGFKPTPISFANHCQAKLLLGLFNDGYRVEEVAYHRLVLGWKSRSLLSASIWTSPPESDVAN; translated from the coding sequence ATGGAGCTTGAGCTCGACGACCTCGACGTCGACCTCTCCGGCTGCAGCACTGAAACTACAAGCACCACCAACACGGCCATTTCCCCTGACCAGTGGTACGACTGGTCTCCCGTCGTCGACTGGGAGGCTCTAGCTCCCATTGACCACCTCGCCGGCGGTGGAGACTTTCACGAGCTTTTCGAGTCCATGATGGAGGGCGGTGAGAGGGACTCGCTGTCGTCCGAGCTCGTTGAGGAAACGTCAAACTCGTGTTACACCACGACGTCTTCGCAGTCGACGGAGGTGACGATGCTGGACGAAGGCGCGGCATCGAACAGCGAGGATACGAAGGGGCTGAGATTGGTGCATCTATTGATGGCGGCGGCGGAGGCGCTCACCGGCGCCAACAAGAGCCGAGATCTGGCTCGTGTGATATTGGTTCGGCTCAAAGAGTTGGTCTCCCCAACTGACGGTACTAACATGGAGAGGCTCGCGGCGTATTTTACCGAGGCGCTTCAGGGTTTGCTAGAAGGCGCCGGGGGCGTCAGCCACTCCAAGCATTTGATCGGAAACGGGTCCCACCGCGACCACGGCCACCACCCCACGGACGTGATCGCGGCGTTTCAGCTACTACAGGACATGTCGCCCTATGTTAAGTTCGGCCACTTCACGGCCAATCAGGCCATCTTGGAGGCTGTGGTCCATGACAGGAGGGTCCACATAGTCGACTATGACATCATGGAGGGTATCCAATGGGCGTCCTTGATGCAGGCCTTGGTGTCCAGGAAGGATGGCCCACCTACCCCACATCTTAGGATCACGGCTTTGTCGCGAGGCGGCAGCGGCCGGAGGTCGATCGGGACCGTCCAGGAGACCGGTCGTCGTCTGACGGCGTTTGCCACTTCCATTGGTCAACCGTTTTCGTTTCACCAATGTAGGTTGGATTCGGACGAGACATTTCGACCCTCTGCTCTAAAGTTGGTTAAGGGCGAGGCCTTGGTAATCAACTGCATGCTAAACCTTCCACACTTCAGTTACCGATCCCCTGATTCGATTGCTTCCTTTTTATCTGGAGCTAAGACACTAAACCCTAGACTGGTAGCCTTGGTTGAAGAAGAGGTTAGGCCAGCGGGAGATGGAGGCTTCGTGGCTCGGTTCATGGACTCATTGTATCACTATTCGGCTGTCTATGACTCTCTCGAGGCCGGCTTTCCAATGCAGAGCCGGGCTCGAGCATTAGTTGAGAGAGTGTTCTTGGGACCTCGAATTGCCGGGTCATTGGCTCGTATCTATCGAGCCCACGGGGAAGTAGGTTGCTCTTGGTGGGAGTGGTTAAGTGCGGAGGGGTTTAAGCCAACGCCAATAAGCTTTGCTAATCATTGTCAGGCAAAGCTTTTGTTGGGTCTTTTCAATGATGGTTATAGGGTGGAGGAGGTGGCATATCATAGGTTGGTTTTAGGTTGGAAATCAAGGTCCTTACTATCAGCTTCCATTTGGACTTCTCCCCCGGAATCTGATGTTGCTAATTAG